A genomic stretch from Desulfolutivibrio sulfodismutans DSM 3696 includes:
- the hydG gene encoding [FeFe] hydrogenase H-cluster radical SAM maturase HydG translates to MLQDTVADWVDEARIGAALESGRKEDAGKVREILAKALELKGLRLHDVAALAAVSDAGLLEEIFATARKVKEEIYGRRLVMFAPLYISNLCKNECLYCAFRRSNTGLTRRVLSQEEIAEETRIIINQGHKRILLVAGESYPGEGFKYVLDSIATVYSVKEGAGEIRRVNVNVAPLSVDDFKSLKEAGIGTYQIFQETYHRDTYAKVHVGGKKRDFDWRASAVDRAMLAGIDDVGVGVLFGLYDWKYEIMALMLHIAHLEERFGVGCHTISVPRMEPAMGSDMATSPPSPVSDADFKKIVAILRLAVPYTGFIMSTRETAQMRMETFALGVSQISAGSRTNPGGYADDEKFEASQFQLGDHRSLAEVIKDVSELGYIPSFCTGCYRLGRTGADFMDLAKPGLIKEKCGPNALSTFLEYLIDYAPADVAEVGERAIAQELDDMLPKTRRVSERMIEKVRSGRRDVYC, encoded by the coding sequence ATGTTACAAGACACGGTAGCGGATTGGGTGGATGAGGCCCGGATCGGGGCCGCTCTGGAGTCAGGCCGCAAGGAAGACGCGGGAAAAGTCCGTGAGATCCTGGCTAAAGCCCTGGAGCTGAAAGGTCTTCGCCTGCACGACGTGGCCGCCCTGGCGGCCGTCTCGGATGCGGGCCTTCTGGAGGAGATTTTCGCCACCGCCCGGAAGGTGAAGGAAGAGATCTACGGCCGCCGCCTGGTGATGTTCGCCCCGCTCTACATTTCCAATCTGTGCAAGAACGAGTGTCTGTACTGCGCCTTCCGCCGCTCCAACACCGGGCTGACCCGCCGGGTGCTGTCCCAGGAAGAGATCGCCGAGGAGACGCGCATCATCATCAACCAGGGTCACAAGCGCATCCTTCTGGTGGCTGGGGAGTCCTATCCCGGCGAGGGCTTCAAATACGTCCTCGACTCCATCGCCACGGTCTATTCCGTCAAGGAAGGCGCGGGCGAGATCCGGCGCGTGAACGTCAATGTGGCCCCGCTCTCCGTGGATGACTTCAAGTCCCTCAAGGAAGCGGGCATCGGCACCTACCAGATCTTCCAGGAGACCTACCACCGCGATACCTACGCCAAGGTGCACGTGGGCGGGAAAAAGCGCGATTTCGACTGGCGGGCCTCGGCCGTGGACCGGGCCATGCTGGCGGGCATCGACGACGTGGGCGTGGGCGTGCTGTTCGGGCTCTACGACTGGAAATACGAGATCATGGCGCTGATGCTGCACATCGCCCACCTGGAGGAGCGTTTCGGCGTGGGCTGCCACACCATAAGCGTGCCGCGCATGGAGCCGGCCATGGGTTCGGACATGGCCACCTCCCCCCCCAGCCCGGTTTCGGATGCGGATTTCAAGAAGATCGTGGCCATCCTGCGCCTGGCCGTGCCCTACACCGGGTTCATCATGTCCACCCGGGAGACGGCGCAGATGCGCATGGAGACCTTCGCCCTGGGGGTGTCCCAAATTTCCGCCGGAAGCCGCACCAATCCCGGCGGCTATGCCGACGACGAAAAATTCGAGGCCAGCCAGTTCCAGCTTGGCGATCACAGAAGCCTGGCCGAGGTCATAAAAGACGTCTCCGAACTGGGCTACATCCCCTCCTTCTGTACCGGCTGCTACCGCCTGGGCCGCACCGGCGCGGATTTCATGGATCTGGCCAAGCCCGGGCTCATCAAGGAGAAATGCGGCCCCAACGCCCTGTCCACGTTCCTGGAATATCTCATCGACTATGCCCCGGCCGACGTGGCCGAGGTCGGGGAACGGGCCATCGCCCAGGAACTGGACGACATGCTGCCCAAGACCCGGCGCGTGTCTGAACGCATGATCGAAAAGGTCCGCTCGGGACGCCGCGATGTCTACTGTTGA
- a CDS encoding TM1266 family iron-only hydrogenase system putative regulator codes for MHDDADTPGRHSAEAETRMGILALAVKNRSEAAEAVNRLISEYGELVIGRIGVPYRQKSLSVIAMIVEGTTDALGAFSGKLGMLPAVKSKMVLFDSTVPGQ; via the coding sequence ATGCACGACGACGCTGACACCCCGGGCCGCCATTCTGCGGAAGCTGAAACCCGCATGGGCATCCTGGCCTTGGCCGTGAAAAACCGCTCAGAGGCCGCCGAAGCCGTCAACCGGCTCATCAGCGAATACGGGGAACTGGTCATCGGCCGCATCGGCGTGCCGTACCGGCAAAAGAGCTTAAGCGTCATCGCCATGATCGTGGAAGGCACGACGGACGCCCTGGGGGCGTTTAGCGGCAAGCTCGGCATGCTGCCCGCCGTCAAAAGCAAGATGGTGCTGTTCGACAGCACGGTGCCGGGCCAATAA
- a CDS encoding hydrogenase maturation protease gives METTGRRYAVVGFGNLFRGDHGVGLCALEALEQAGFGPDVSLEYITGDYRNLMTCLYGADAAVIVQADVVSGRPGEVHSLDLGRFRTLAALDHRLPSRRVALAEMLGIIETAYRLPRELRIVLVDPDPAFDGCGAGLSRAVRRGLRRAVELTASVLERNGAVRQKGCLADRVYRIPWLDMTL, from the coding sequence GTGGAGACGACCGGACGCCGCTATGCCGTGGTGGGATTCGGCAACCTGTTTCGCGGCGACCACGGTGTCGGGCTCTGTGCCCTGGAGGCACTGGAACAGGCCGGATTCGGACCTGACGTCAGTCTCGAATACATCACCGGAGATTACCGCAACCTCATGACCTGCCTGTACGGGGCGGACGCGGCGGTGATCGTCCAGGCCGACGTGGTCAGCGGGCGCCCGGGGGAAGTGCATTCCCTCGACCTGGGGCGCTTTCGCACCCTGGCCGCCCTGGACCATCGCCTGCCCTCCCGCCGCGTGGCCCTGGCCGAGATGCTCGGGATCATTGAGACGGCATATCGGCTGCCCCGGGAACTGCGCATCGTTCTGGTCGATCCCGACCCCGCGTTCGATGGCTGCGGGGCGGGCCTGTCCAGGGCCGTTCGCCGCGGGCTGCGCCGGGCCGTGGAACTGACCGCCTCCGTTTTGGAGAGAAACGGGGCCGTTCGCCAAAAGGGCTGCCTGGCCGACCGGGTGTACCGCATCCCCTGGCTGGACATGACCCTGTAG
- a CDS encoding Flp family type IVb pilin — MLNKIMNFVRDEEGASAVEYGLLASLIAAVIVLAVTTLGTTLRGTFEEINTGIGG; from the coding sequence ATGTTGAACAAGATCATGAACTTCGTGCGTGATGAGGAAGGGGCTTCGGCAGTGGAATACGGACTTCTGGCTTCGCTGATCGCCGCCGTCATCGTGCTCGCCGTGACCACTCTGGGCACCACGCTTCGCGGCACCTTCGAGGAAATCAACACCGGCATCGGCGGCTAA
- the alr gene encoding alanine racemase yields the protein MTIPYNSLRVRVRVAHIVDNYKALCRPGGETIPVIKADAYGHGLIPVARALSAAGAATFAVGTVEEAVALRASGIPGRIVSLLGPIDADQCQALWAYDIIPFVHHPDQLHLLAGVARHMDSSLGVALKCDTGMRRLGFTRKEAAEAARIITAAPGLHVAMLSSHLATADDPEDVDYVAAQIQEFTAIRDTLRKAGLTFQSNLANSAAILAHPEAHFDSCRAGIALYGGNPFHGTPLAHLGQGLKPAMDVATRIVSVHDLAPGQSISYGRTFTAPDSMRVAVVAAGYADAYSRSLSNTGFMLLGDTRAPICGRVCMQLTAVDVSEIPSAKPGDEILLLGGQGDEAITPDDLAEWWGTISYEPLCLLGLNPREYID from the coding sequence ATGACCATTCCGTACAATTCCCTGCGCGTCCGCGTCCGCGTGGCCCATATCGTGGACAATTATAAGGCCCTGTGCCGTCCCGGCGGCGAAACCATCCCGGTCATCAAGGCCGACGCCTACGGGCATGGCCTCATCCCCGTGGCCCGTGCCCTGTCTGCCGCCGGGGCCGCCACCTTCGCCGTGGGCACGGTGGAGGAGGCCGTGGCCCTGCGCGCCTCGGGCATCCCCGGGCGCATCGTGTCCCTTCTGGGGCCCATCGACGCCGACCAGTGCCAGGCCCTCTGGGCCTACGACATCATTCCCTTTGTCCACCACCCCGACCAGTTGCACCTGCTGGCCGGGGTCGCTCGGCACATGGACTCCTCGCTCGGCGTGGCGCTGAAATGCGACACGGGCATGCGGCGTCTGGGCTTCACCCGCAAGGAAGCCGCCGAGGCCGCCCGGATCATCACCGCCGCACCCGGCCTGCACGTGGCCATGCTCAGTTCCCATCTGGCCACGGCCGACGACCCCGAGGACGTGGACTATGTGGCGGCCCAGATTCAGGAGTTCACCGCCATCCGCGACACGCTGCGCAAGGCCGGGTTGACCTTCCAAAGCAACCTGGCCAATTCCGCCGCCATCCTGGCCCACCCCGAGGCCCATTTCGACTCCTGCCGGGCAGGCATCGCCCTCTATGGCGGCAATCCCTTTCACGGCACCCCTCTGGCCCATCTGGGGCAGGGCCTCAAACCCGCCATGGACGTGGCCACCCGCATCGTCTCCGTCCACGACCTGGCCCCGGGCCAATCCATCAGCTACGGCCGCACCTTCACCGCGCCCGACTCCATGCGCGTGGCCGTGGTAGCCGCCGGATATGCCGACGCCTACAGCCGCAGCCTCTCCAATACCGGCTTCATGCTGCTTGGCGACACCCGGGCGCCCATCTGTGGCCGGGTCTGCATGCAGCTCACCGCCGTGGATGTCTCCGAAATCCCCTCCGCCAAACCCGGCGACGAGATCCTGCTGCTCGGCGGCCAGGGCGATGAGGCCATCACCCCCGACGACCTGGCCGAATGGTGGGGCACCATCTCCTACGAACCCCTGTGCCTGCTCGGCTTAAACCCCCGCGAATACATCGACTAG
- the rfaE2 gene encoding D-glycero-beta-D-manno-heptose 1-phosphate adenylyltransferase translates to MPPVPAHPKIVALPRLLVLLSAGRDQKTVVFTNGCFDLLHAGHADLLARARLLGDILVVGVNSDASVTRLKGPTRPVTPLDQRAFVLASLASTDFVIPFEDDTPLSLITAIEPDILVKGGDWQPDAIVGKDVVLARGGRVQSLPLLPDISTTGIIARIKAQN, encoded by the coding sequence ATGCCTCCCGTCCCGGCGCATCCCAAAATTGTCGCCCTGCCCCGGCTCCTTGTCCTTTTGTCCGCCGGGCGCGACCAGAAAACCGTGGTCTTCACCAACGGCTGCTTCGATCTGCTCCACGCCGGACACGCCGACCTCCTGGCCCGGGCCAGACTCCTCGGCGACATCCTGGTCGTCGGCGTCAATTCCGACGCCTCCGTGACCCGCCTCAAAGGCCCCACGCGGCCGGTCACCCCGCTCGACCAGCGGGCCTTCGTCCTGGCCAGCCTGGCGTCCACCGACTTTGTCATCCCCTTCGAAGACGACACCCCCCTTTCCCTTATCACCGCCATTGAGCCCGATATCCTGGTCAAAGGCGGCGACTGGCAACCCGACGCCATCGTGGGCAAAGACGTGGTCCTGGCCCGGGGCGGACGCGTCCAAAGCCTGCCCCTTCTGCCCGACATCTCCACCACCGGCATCATCGCCCGCATCAAAGCCCAAAACTAA
- a CDS encoding YkgJ family cysteine cluster protein: MHTDTTHQPQDRDDTQAFLDSLPELRPGEAFQFACNPSVPCFNACCGDLNLMLTPYDALRLRRSLRLGGNEFARLYARLSLSPDTGFPMLSLNMLTDKPRKPCPFVAESGCQVYANRPGACRTYPLGRATRLDDAGQVAEQYFVVREPHCRGFEETTPWRSDTWLADQGLADYYRYNDRYMRLMALARDHGVRLHSKQANMVFLAQYTPDAFQDFIVRMKLFDHLEMDASRQEPILADEEACLEFGLDWLELLLFGSSPTLARRA, translated from the coding sequence ATGCACACCGATACCACACACCAGCCGCAGGACCGTGACGATACGCAGGCATTTCTCGATTCCCTGCCCGAACTGCGTCCGGGAGAAGCCTTCCAGTTCGCCTGCAACCCTTCCGTGCCCTGCTTCAATGCCTGCTGCGGCGACTTAAACCTCATGCTCACGCCCTACGACGCCCTGCGCCTGCGCCGCAGCCTGCGCCTCGGCGGAAACGAATTCGCCAGGCTCTACGCGCGCCTTTCCTTAAGCCCCGACACCGGATTCCCCATGCTGTCCCTGAACATGCTCACGGACAAACCCCGCAAGCCCTGCCCCTTCGTGGCCGAATCCGGCTGCCAGGTCTATGCGAACCGTCCCGGGGCCTGCCGGACCTACCCCCTGGGCCGGGCCACCCGCCTGGACGACGCCGGGCAGGTGGCGGAACAGTATTTCGTCGTGCGCGAACCCCACTGCCGCGGTTTCGAGGAAACCACCCCGTGGCGGTCGGACACCTGGCTCGCAGACCAGGGACTGGCCGACTACTACCGTTATAATGACCGCTACATGCGGCTCATGGCCCTGGCCCGAGACCATGGCGTCCGGCTGCATTCCAAACAGGCCAACATGGTCTTTCTGGCCCAATATACCCCCGACGCCTTCCAGGATTTCATCGTGCGCATGAAGCTGTTCGACCACCTGGAGATGGATGCCTCGCGCCAGGAACCCATCCTGGCCGACGAAGAGGCCTGCCTGGAATTCGGCCTGGACTGGCTGGAACTTCTGCTTTTCGGTTCGTCCCCAACCCTGGCCCGCCGCGCCTGA
- a CDS encoding ATP-binding protein: MDEVVVLRLSNHLPELDRLAEAVEAFGERHRFPRKMVYQIRLVLDELLTNVISYGFSDDRNHEIEVEIRLADSRLLFRIEDDATPFDPLRADTPDLTSTVEDRAIGGLGIHLVRKLMDSVRYEHRGGKNRLFLEKIIS, translated from the coding sequence ATGGATGAAGTGGTTGTCTTGCGTTTATCCAACCATCTGCCAGAACTGGACAGGTTGGCGGAGGCCGTAGAGGCTTTCGGGGAGCGTCACCGTTTTCCCCGCAAGATGGTCTATCAAATCCGCCTGGTTCTGGATGAACTCTTGACCAACGTGATTTCCTATGGTTTTTCCGACGATAGGAATCACGAGATCGAGGTGGAAATCCGTCTCGCCGATTCGCGTCTTCTGTTTCGTATCGAGGATGACGCCACGCCCTTTGATCCTTTGCGGGCCGACACGCCCGATCTGACGTCCACGGTAGAGGACCGGGCCATCGGGGGGCTTGGCATCCATCTGGTGCGCAAGCTCATGGACTCCGTGCGCTATGAGCACCGAGGCGGGAAGAACCGGCTTTTTCTCGAAAAAATCATCTCTTGA
- a CDS encoding STAS domain-containing protein gives MELVEKRDSDVTVLILNGRLDSNTSKILEDKVMDILRQGNKKVLMDFQDVDYINSTGLRVLLLALQQLKKNQGKLILCCIKDYMKEVFEISGYTEIFPIFATQDDAVKGFA, from the coding sequence ATGGAATTGGTGGAAAAACGCGATAGCGACGTGACGGTTTTAATCCTCAACGGTCGCCTGGACAGCAATACCTCCAAGATTCTGGAGGACAAGGTCATGGACATTCTGCGCCAGGGCAACAAGAAAGTGCTCATGGACTTCCAGGATGTCGATTACATCAACAGCACCGGCCTTCGGGTTCTGCTTCTGGCCTTGCAGCAGTTGAAAAAGAACCAGGGAAAGCTGATCCTGTGCTGCATCAAGGACTACATGAAGGAAGTGTTCGAGATCTCCGGATATACGGAAATCTTTCCCATTTTTGCGACCCAGGACGACGCCGTCAAGGGTTTTGCCTGA
- a CDS encoding dynamin family protein: protein MNRPPGAAASSALLHHRYQEKKAVLAGLLQRLAELSGRISWPDAAEARQTAASLLASLGEPFLFVVVGEVKTGKSSLVNALLGEDLCEVAPDPCTDRIRMILHGETASDVAVDPYLSHVRVPHEILREIAVVDTPGVDSIIDRHQEITERFIPKSDLVLFVFSAINPYSRSAWDFFSLVRQEWRRKVIFVLNQADLATAEQLRVNEASVRRLAEERGVADPVLFAVSATRAATDPEGSGIEAVRRYIRDMVTGGGHYAQKLLSLCDAASRLIERLSRALAARREDIARDAAQAADIKERMAQAQTAAGREAASLVARVTAVYARLSRDFADAFEAELTFGNMIGRSLRGMFRRGGGIDARVAELTANFAEKLTREVEDVTRQGAAHVSESILDRVRPLLDELEGRDRFGRRGAGASALSEERETVAREVRLRVEALLGAEGGFAGVSPTEFSGLDPKAAMGGVLMVVGTLFAVSVKSVVVDVTGGLVAASGMVLAGGTLLWKRPRIMRVFRKNLAEAGERLEAELSERLTARMEHLFAELFARFDPFFTGIAERERVAGELGRETDALAGDCDAFARDVGPSA, encoded by the coding sequence GTGAACCGCCCCCCCGGCGCTGCGGCGTCATCCGCTCTGCTGCATCATCGGTATCAGGAAAAAAAGGCCGTCTTGGCGGGCCTGTTGCAGCGACTGGCCGAGCTTTCCGGCCGGATCTCCTGGCCGGATGCGGCCGAGGCCCGGCAGACGGCCGCCAGCCTCCTGGCCAGCCTTGGCGAACCGTTTCTCTTTGTGGTGGTGGGCGAGGTCAAGACCGGAAAAAGCAGCCTGGTCAACGCCCTTTTGGGTGAAGACCTGTGCGAGGTGGCCCCGGACCCCTGCACCGACCGCATCCGCATGATTCTTCACGGCGAGACCGCCTCGGATGTCGCGGTCGATCCGTACCTGTCGCATGTCCGCGTCCCCCATGAAATCCTGCGCGAAATCGCCGTGGTGGACACCCCGGGCGTGGACAGCATCATCGACCGCCACCAGGAAATCACCGAACGGTTCATCCCCAAAAGCGATCTGGTGCTGTTCGTCTTTTCGGCCATCAATCCCTATTCCCGTTCGGCCTGGGATTTTTTCTCCCTGGTGCGTCAGGAATGGCGCCGGAAGGTGATCTTCGTCCTCAATCAGGCCGATCTGGCCACAGCGGAACAACTGCGGGTCAACGAGGCCTCAGTCAGACGACTGGCCGAAGAGCGCGGCGTGGCCGATCCCGTGCTGTTCGCCGTCTCGGCCACCCGGGCCGCAACCGACCCCGAGGGCAGCGGCATCGAGGCCGTGCGCCGCTACATCCGGGACATGGTCACCGGTGGCGGGCACTACGCCCAAAAGCTCCTTTCCCTGTGCGACGCCGCCTCGCGGCTGATCGAGCGGCTCTCCCGGGCCCTGGCCGCCCGCCGCGAGGACATCGCCCGGGACGCGGCCCAGGCCGCAGACATCAAGGAGCGCATGGCCCAGGCCCAAACCGCCGCCGGGCGCGAGGCGGCCAGCCTGGTGGCCCGGGTGACGGCGGTCTATGCCCGGCTGTCCCGGGATTTTGCCGACGCCTTCGAGGCCGAATTGACCTTCGGCAATATGATCGGCCGTTCCCTGCGCGGCATGTTTCGGCGCGGGGGCGGCATCGACGCGAGGGTCGCCGAACTGACCGCGAATTTCGCCGAAAAGCTCACCCGCGAGGTGGAGGACGTCACCCGCCAGGGCGCGGCCCACGTCTCCGAAAGCATCCTGGACCGGGTGCGGCCGCTTTTGGACGAACTGGAGGGCCGGGACAGGTTCGGACGCAGGGGGGCAGGCGCGAGCGCACTGTCCGAGGAGCGCGAGACCGTGGCCCGCGAGGTGCGGCTTCGGGTGGAGGCCCTGCTCGGGGCGGAAGGGGGATTCGCGGGGGTTTCGCCCACGGAGTTTTCCGGCCTGGATCCCAAGGCGGCCATGGGCGGCGTCCTTATGGTGGTGGGCACGCTGTTCGCCGTTTCGGTCAAAAGCGTGGTGGTGGACGTGACCGGGGGACTGGTGGCGGCTTCGGGCATGGTGCTGGCCGGAGGGACCCTGCTCTGGAAGCGGCCGCGCATCATGCGGGTGTTTCGCAAGAACCTGGCCGAGGCCGGAGAGCGGCTGGAGGCGGAGCTTTCGGAACGGCTGACGGCCAGGATGGAGCATCTTTTCGCCGAGCTCTTCGCCCGCTTCGATCCGTTTTTTACGGGAATCGCCGAACGGGAACGGGTTGCCGGGGAGCTTGGCCGGGAGACGGACGCCCTGGCCGGTGACTGCGACGCGTTCGCCCGGGATGTGGGCCCTTCCGCCTGA
- a CDS encoding LysR substrate-binding domain-containing protein — protein MELRDCRYFLAVAEELHFGRAAARLHMAQPPLSQRIKALERELGVLLFARTSRSVVLTPAGEAFRREAASLLAQAETTGETARRVAGGTVGRLVAGFVNPAMDAFLAAALARFRSDAPDVELDLREMTTRAQAEAIRMGRLDIGFLRHAGQDIPGVNLFVLHRESYILAVPSGHPLAALPRVPLKRLDGVPMILPPRGQVPALDMAMAAAFATVGATPVAAQEAASKFTTLSLVASGLGVALLPASVRVWRRAGVVFTEIEGELPRVDLAAALPAGRDNMAAQRLLAFAREACPGEDAAAIRKKGKKTP, from the coding sequence ATGGAACTGCGGGACTGTCGGTATTTTCTGGCTGTGGCCGAGGAATTGCATTTTGGGCGGGCGGCGGCACGGCTGCACATGGCCCAGCCTCCCCTGAGCCAGCGGATCAAGGCCCTGGAGCGGGAACTGGGGGTGCTGCTTTTCGCCCGCACCAGCCGTTCGGTGGTCCTGACCCCGGCTGGCGAGGCCTTTCGCCGCGAGGCCGCATCGCTTCTGGCCCAGGCCGAAACAACCGGGGAGACGGCCCGGCGCGTGGCCGGGGGAACGGTCGGCCGACTGGTTGCGGGGTTCGTCAATCCGGCCATGGACGCCTTTTTGGCCGCCGCCCTGGCCCGGTTTCGCAGCGACGCCCCGGACGTGGAACTGGATTTGCGGGAAATGACCACCCGGGCCCAGGCCGAGGCCATCCGCATGGGTCGCCTGGACATCGGCTTTTTGCGCCATGCGGGCCAGGACATTCCAGGGGTGAATCTCTTTGTCCTTCACCGCGAGTCCTACATCCTGGCCGTTCCATCGGGCCATCCCCTGGCCGCCCTGCCCCGTGTTCCTCTGAAACGCCTGGACGGCGTCCCCATGATCCTGCCGCCGCGCGGCCAGGTTCCGGCCCTGGACATGGCCATGGCCGCCGCATTCGCCACGGTCGGCGCGACTCCCGTGGCGGCGCAGGAGGCGGCCTCGAAATTCACCACCCTGTCCCTGGTCGCCAGCGGCCTCGGCGTGGCCCTGCTCCCGGCCTCGGTTCGGGTTTGGCGGCGGGCGGGCGTCGTCTTTACGGAGATCGAGGGGGAACTTCCCAGGGTGGATCTGGCGGCGGCCCTTCCGGCGGGACGCGACAACATGGCCGCCCAACGCCTTCTGGCGTTCGCCAGGGAGGCATGTCCGGGGGAGGATGCGGCCGCCATCCGAAAAAAGGGAAAAAAGACACCCTGA
- a CDS encoding carboxymuconolactone decarboxylase family protein, translating to MNERYARGFAALAALAPEKAQAVQDALAEIAPDMGRFIVEFGYGEIFTRPGLDAVSRQTATIAALTALGNAAPQLRFHIEAGLAAGLSPQAVIDIIYVATVFAGFPAGLNAIAMAREVFAEKGVTPSHEARESGTGERRERGLAALAVTSKNAGQQVLDSLADIAPDFAGFILDFSYGDVISRDVLTPGQKEIAMIAAATARGTMEPQLKVHVKAARAVGLSREQIVEVIIQMAVYAGFPAAINGLFAARAALREMGE from the coding sequence ATGAACGAACGCTACGCGCGCGGCTTTGCCGCCCTGGCCGCCCTGGCCCCGGAAAAGGCCCAGGCCGTGCAGGACGCCCTGGCCGAGATCGCCCCGGACATGGGGCGGTTCATCGTGGAATTCGGCTACGGCGAGATCTTCACCCGTCCCGGCCTGGATGCCGTCTCCCGCCAGACCGCCACCATCGCTGCCCTGACCGCCCTGGGCAACGCCGCGCCGCAACTGCGGTTTCACATCGAGGCCGGGCTGGCGGCGGGACTGTCCCCCCAGGCGGTCATCGACATCATCTATGTCGCCACGGTGTTCGCCGGTTTCCCGGCCGGACTAAACGCCATCGCCATGGCCCGCGAGGTGTTCGCGGAAAAAGGCGTCACGCCGTCGCACGAGGCCCGGGAGTCCGGGACCGGGGAACGACGGGAACGCGGTCTGGCGGCCCTGGCCGTGACCAGCAAAAACGCCGGGCAGCAGGTGCTCGACTCCCTGGCCGACATCGCCCCGGATTTCGCCGGTTTCATCCTGGATTTTTCCTACGGCGACGTCATCTCGCGCGACGTCCTGACCCCCGGCCAAAAGGAAATCGCCATGATCGCGGCGGCCACGGCCCGGGGAACCATGGAGCCCCAACTCAAGGTGCACGTCAAGGCGGCCCGGGCCGTGGGCTTAAGCAGGGAGCAGATCGTGGAGGTCATCATCCAAATGGCCGTCTATGCCGGTTTTCCGGCGGCCATCAACGGGCTCTTCGCAGCCCGGGCGGCCTTGCGGGAAATGGGGGAATAG
- a CDS encoding response regulator, whose amino-acid sequence MHFLIVDDDEASRMVLMAHLKHYGICDICGNGALAVEAVAKSLNSGRPYDVIFMDIVMPGPDGHETLEKIHALEKQAGIAPENRAKAIMVTSMDDEDNTMTALFEDGVSAYLIKPVAKTELVTKLAALGIVEL is encoded by the coding sequence ATGCATTTTCTCATTGTCGACGATGACGAAGCCAGCCGCATGGTGCTCATGGCCCATCTCAAACACTACGGGATCTGCGACATCTGCGGCAACGGCGCGTTGGCGGTGGAGGCCGTGGCCAAATCCCTGAATTCCGGGCGACCCTACGACGTCATCTTCATGGATATCGTCATGCCCGGCCCGGACGGCCACGAGACCCTGGAAAAGATCCACGCTCTGGAAAAGCAGGCCGGTATCGCCCCGGAGAATCGGGCCAAGGCCATCATGGTCACGTCCATGGACGACGAGGACAACACCATGACCGCCCTTTTCGAGGACGGCGTCTCAGCCTATCTGATCAAGCCGGTGGCGAAAACCGAGCTTGTGACCAAGCTGGCCGCCCTGGGAATCGTTGAACTCTGA